One genomic region from Streptomyces sp. NBC_00457 encodes:
- a CDS encoding DUF58 domain-containing protein, giving the protein MNGSTPTLHELTPEQALKHLELIFTRRPDGLLQGDHASLLPGPGSEVSETRPYVIGDDVRRMDWNATARTTVPHVRLTLADRELTTWIVLDASASMDFGTARMEKRDLAVGAAAAVAFLTERAGNRLGAQITGPHGIQRIPPRTGRHHMLTILRAALERPRVNEGAPEHTLADALVALRALPARGLVAIVSDFLETGWEQPLRVATRRHQVLAIETVDPRELELPDVGLLTVVDPETGRRRDIPTHARRVRERYAAAALEQRAVIKQSIRRAGAAHLRLRTDRDWVKDVVRYVEDQRRRAGGGAA; this is encoded by the coding sequence ATGAACGGCAGCACCCCGACGCTCCACGAACTCACCCCCGAACAGGCCCTGAAACACCTGGAGTTGATCTTCACCCGGCGCCCGGACGGACTCCTCCAGGGCGACCACGCCTCTCTGCTGCCCGGTCCCGGCAGCGAGGTCTCGGAGACCCGGCCGTACGTCATCGGCGACGACGTACGCCGGATGGACTGGAACGCCACCGCCCGCACCACCGTCCCCCACGTCCGCCTCACCCTCGCCGACCGCGAACTGACCACCTGGATCGTCCTCGACGCCTCCGCGAGCATGGACTTCGGCACCGCCCGTATGGAGAAACGGGACCTCGCGGTGGGCGCGGCGGCGGCCGTCGCCTTCCTCACCGAACGGGCCGGCAACCGGCTCGGCGCGCAGATCACCGGGCCGCACGGAATCCAGCGGATCCCGCCGCGCACCGGACGCCACCACATGCTCACCATCCTGCGCGCCGCCCTCGAACGCCCCCGGGTGAACGAAGGCGCCCCCGAACACACCCTCGCCGACGCCCTGGTGGCCCTGCGCGCGCTGCCCGCACGCGGGCTCGTCGCCATCGTCTCCGACTTCCTGGAGACCGGCTGGGAGCAGCCGTTGCGCGTCGCCACCCGCCGCCACCAGGTCCTCGCCATCGAGACCGTCGACCCGCGCGAGCTGGAGCTGCCCGACGTCGGACTGCTCACCGTCGTCGACCCGGAGACCGGCCGCAGGCGCGACATCCCCACCCACGCGCGGAGGGTGCGCGAACGGTATGCCGCGGCCGCGCTGGAGCAGCGGGCCGTCATCAAGCAGTCCATACGCCGCGCGGGCGCCGCCCACCTCAGGCTCCGCACCGACCGGGACTGGGTGAAGGACGTCGTCCGGTACGTCGAGGACCAGCGGCGCCGAGCGGGCGGCGGCGCCGCATGA
- a CDS encoding VWA domain-containing protein has protein sequence MSLRSPGWLLLLVPLAGLIGAYLLVQRRRRRYAVRFTNLDLLDKVAPSRPGWRRHVPAAAFCATLGLLVVGFARPTADVQVPRERATIMIAFDVSGSMEATDVEPTRMDAAKRAAVTFVDRLPERFNVGLVPFSGTTTVAVPPTTDRVVLRRAIEQLTPGQATAIGDAVMASRDAIRTLDKEAETEPPPAHVVLLSDGANTAGRSVESAAAEIAADRIPVSTIAYGTEDGVIEFPDGRVLQVPVDGPALEGLAERTGGDFHEAASGEELQAVYEDIGSSVGYRTEEREVWQWFVAAGLITALAAAATSLLWFSRLP, from the coding sequence ATGAGTCTGCGTTCACCCGGCTGGCTGCTGCTCCTGGTGCCGCTCGCCGGACTGATCGGCGCGTATCTGTTGGTGCAGCGGCGCCGGCGCCGGTACGCCGTCCGGTTCACCAACCTCGATCTGCTCGACAAGGTCGCGCCCAGCCGGCCCGGATGGCGGCGGCACGTCCCCGCCGCCGCCTTCTGCGCCACGCTCGGGCTGCTGGTCGTCGGGTTCGCGCGCCCCACCGCGGATGTGCAGGTACCGCGCGAGCGGGCCACCATCATGATCGCCTTCGATGTCTCCGGCTCCATGGAGGCCACCGACGTCGAGCCCACCCGCATGGACGCGGCCAAGCGCGCCGCCGTCACCTTCGTCGACCGGCTGCCTGAGCGGTTCAACGTCGGACTGGTGCCGTTCAGCGGTACCACCACCGTCGCGGTCCCGCCGACCACCGACCGCGTGGTGCTGCGCCGGGCCATCGAACAGCTCACCCCGGGTCAGGCCACGGCGATCGGCGACGCCGTGATGGCTTCGCGGGATGCCATCCGGACCCTCGACAAGGAGGCCGAGACCGAGCCGCCGCCCGCGCATGTCGTGCTGCTGTCCGACGGCGCCAACACCGCGGGACGCTCGGTGGAGTCGGCCGCCGCGGAGATCGCCGCCGACCGCATCCCGGTCTCGACGATCGCGTACGGCACCGAGGACGGGGTCATCGAGTTCCCGGACGGCCGTGTCCTGCAGGTCCCCGTCGACGGCCCCGCACTGGAGGGCCTCGCCGAGCGCACGGGCGGCGACTTCCACGAGGCCGCGTCCGGCGAGGAACTCCAGGCCGTGTACGAGGACATCGGCAGCTCAGTCGGCTACCGCACCGAGGAACGCGAGGTCTGGCAGTGGTTCGTCGCCGCGGGCCTCATCACCGCCCTGGCCGCCGCGGCGACCTCGCTGCTCTGGTTCTCCCGGCTGCCCTGA
- a CDS encoding S1C family serine protease, with amino-acid sequence MPDVPHIGLGHPRGPAFVPGRPPAPLDPYAHTSPVTPTPHITPQSPPPSPPRTTSTRRPLTAAILAAVLAGGCAGYVAGAFGDSDPAAPTATVASGDLEAVAARVLPSVVSVVTASGQGSGFVFDERGRILTNAHVVSGSSRVSVELQDGRRLSAQVIGDDPAHDVAVLEPETARGLRAAELATAGRPAVGDTVLAIGSPLGLSGTVTSGIVSALDRPVTLGEGTGGGRQQRALQTDASINPGNSGGPLVDADGRVIGINTAIATLDRQRGGSIGIGFAIPVADAADAAETIIDGG; translated from the coding sequence GTGCCCGACGTTCCGCACATCGGTCTCGGCCACCCGCGCGGCCCCGCCTTTGTGCCCGGGCGGCCCCCGGCGCCCCTCGACCCGTACGCACACACCTCTCCCGTCACTCCCACCCCCCACATCACCCCTCAATCGCCGCCCCCGTCCCCTCCCCGCACCACCAGTACCCGCCGCCCCCTCACCGCCGCGATCCTCGCCGCCGTCCTCGCGGGCGGGTGCGCCGGATACGTGGCCGGAGCCTTCGGGGACAGCGACCCCGCAGCCCCGACCGCCACCGTCGCCTCCGGTGACCTCGAAGCCGTGGCCGCCCGGGTCCTGCCCAGCGTGGTCTCCGTGGTGACCGCGTCCGGGCAGGGGTCGGGGTTCGTGTTCGACGAGCGGGGGCGGATCCTCACCAACGCGCATGTCGTGAGCGGGAGTTCGCGCGTGTCCGTCGAGTTGCAGGACGGGCGCCGGCTCAGCGCCCAGGTGATCGGCGACGACCCCGCGCACGACGTGGCCGTACTGGAGCCGGAGACCGCGCGCGGGCTGCGGGCCGCCGAGCTCGCCACCGCCGGACGCCCGGCCGTCGGGGACACGGTCCTCGCCATCGGCTCCCCGCTCGGCCTCAGCGGCACCGTCACCTCAGGCATCGTCAGCGCCCTCGACCGACCCGTCACACTGGGCGAAGGCACGGGCGGCGGACGGCAGCAGCGTGCGCTGCAGACCGACGCCTCGATCAACCCCGGCAACTCCGGCGGGCCGCTGGTCGACGCCGACGGACGGGTCATCGGCATCAATACGGCCATCGCGACGTTGGACCGGCAAAGGGGCGGCTCCATAGGCATCGGCTTCGCGATCCCCGTGGCCGACGCCGCGGACGCCGCGGAGACCATCATCGACGGTGGGTAG
- a CDS encoding response regulator transcription factor has translation MRLLVVEDEEDLVVALKVGLVRAGYAVDVAPDVDTATEKLAVNDYDLVLLDLNLPDGDGFAVCRAIRTTPGGPRILMLTARDRLADRVRGLDEGADDYLVKPFALPELLARIRALLRREDGGTSVVEVGELRLDTARFEAFRGARQLQLTPKEFGVLHYLMTRPGRVVPTEELLEHVWDEHADPFTNTVRVTVGSLRRKITGDEDPLIETVIRQGYRLKETS, from the coding sequence ATGAGACTGCTCGTGGTCGAGGACGAGGAGGACCTGGTCGTCGCCCTCAAGGTCGGGCTGGTCAGGGCGGGCTACGCGGTCGACGTCGCCCCGGACGTGGACACCGCGACCGAGAAGCTCGCCGTCAACGACTACGACCTCGTCCTGCTGGACCTGAACCTGCCCGACGGCGACGGCTTCGCGGTGTGCCGCGCCATCCGCACCACCCCCGGAGGCCCCCGCATCCTGATGCTGACCGCCCGCGACCGGCTCGCCGACCGGGTACGCGGCCTCGACGAGGGCGCCGACGACTACCTGGTCAAGCCCTTCGCCCTGCCCGAACTCCTCGCCCGCATCAGGGCGTTGCTCCGCCGCGAGGACGGCGGCACCTCGGTCGTCGAGGTCGGCGAACTGCGCCTGGACACGGCCCGCTTCGAGGCGTTCCGCGGCGCGCGCCAACTCCAGCTCACGCCCAAGGAGTTCGGCGTCCTGCACTATCTGATGACCCGCCCCGGACGCGTCGTACCCACTGAGGAACTGCTGGAGCACGTCTGGGACGAGCACGCGGACCCGTTCACCAACACCGTGCGGGTCACGGTCGGCTCGCTGCGCCGGAAGATCACCGGTGACGAGGATCCGCTCATCGAGACGGTGATACGGCAGGGCTACCGGCTGAAGGAGACGTCATGA
- a CDS encoding sensor histidine kinase has product MKSVLRRLRLPAFTHTIRFRLTVLYSGLLFVLTALVLLGTYLAVERSGEAKPVTKQFSVTKIVNGEEVGEFDAVKVEQVEAAVNYETLANLRRFSLALLGGLAVASLAIGWILSGRALRPVRAISRTAADIQATDLSQRIRLGGPKDELRDLADTVDSMLDRLDEAFRAQRQLIDDASHELRSPLAIIRANVDAVLTAEESDEEERRIAARSVDRATTRMTRLVEDLLATARRSAPALADADVDLATAASEACEDFTPLAAERGLTLHRRLATGLTVIGDHDALRRAVGNLLSNAVRLSPPGTFITVAAGRTEGWLWVAVRDEGPGIIDDDQSRVFDRFWRAKGNGGNRDRHAGLGLAIVRQIVESHGGQIRLFSQVGEGSTFVLWFPAPGEGNRVGGPPDGSVAPL; this is encoded by the coding sequence ATGAAGTCCGTCCTACGGCGTCTGCGGCTTCCGGCGTTCACCCACACCATCCGCTTCCGCCTCACCGTCCTCTACTCCGGCCTCCTCTTCGTCCTCACCGCGCTTGTCCTGCTCGGCACCTATCTCGCCGTCGAGCGCAGCGGCGAGGCCAAACCCGTCACCAAGCAGTTCTCGGTCACGAAGATCGTGAACGGCGAGGAGGTCGGGGAGTTCGACGCCGTCAAGGTCGAGCAGGTCGAGGCGGCCGTCAACTACGAGACGCTCGCCAACCTCCGCCGCTTCTCCCTCGCCCTGCTCGGCGGCCTCGCCGTCGCCAGCCTCGCCATCGGCTGGATCCTCTCCGGCCGCGCGCTGCGCCCCGTACGCGCCATCTCCCGTACGGCCGCCGACATCCAGGCCACCGACCTCTCCCAACGCATCCGGCTGGGCGGCCCCAAGGACGAGCTGCGGGACCTCGCCGACACCGTCGACTCCATGCTCGACCGGCTCGACGAGGCGTTCCGCGCCCAGCGCCAGCTGATCGACGACGCCTCCCACGAACTGCGCAGCCCGCTCGCCATCATCCGCGCGAATGTGGACGCCGTCCTCACGGCCGAGGAGTCCGACGAGGAGGAGCGGCGCATCGCCGCCCGCAGCGTCGACCGCGCCACCACCCGGATGACCCGCCTCGTCGAGGACCTCCTCGCCACCGCCCGCCGCAGCGCGCCCGCCCTCGCCGACGCCGACGTCGACCTGGCCACCGCGGCATCCGAGGCCTGCGAGGACTTCACCCCCCTCGCCGCCGAACGCGGCCTCACCCTCCACCGCCGCCTCGCCACCGGCCTCACCGTCATCGGCGACCACGACGCCCTCCGCCGCGCCGTCGGCAACCTGCTCTCCAACGCCGTACGACTCTCCCCACCCGGCACCTTCATCACCGTCGCCGCGGGCCGCACCGAGGGCTGGCTCTGGGTCGCCGTGCGAGACGAGGGCCCCGGCATCATCGACGACGACCAGTCCCGCGTCTTCGACCGCTTCTGGCGAGCGAAGGGCAACGGCGGCAACCGCGACCGACACGCAGGCCTGGGCCTCGCGATAGTCCGCCAGATAGTGGAGTCACACGGCGGCCAGATCCGGTTGTTCTCGCAGGTGGGGGAGGGTTCTACGTTCGTACTGTGGTTCCCGGCACCGGGCGAGGGGAACAGGGTTGGTGGACCACCCGACGGGAGTGTGGCGCCCCTTTAG
- a CDS encoding lysophospholipid acyltransferase family protein has protein sequence MSRFALIKAVLGPIMRLMFRPRVEGAEHIPGDGPVILAGNHLTFIDSIVLPLVCDRQVLFIGKDEYVTGKGFKGRVMAWFFTGVGMIPVDRDGASGGVAALMTGRRILEEGKVFGIYPEGTRSPDGRLYRGRTGIARLTLMTGAPVVPFAMIGTDKLQPGGAGIPRPGRVTVRFGEAMEFSRYEGMDRDRYVLRAVTDSVMAEVMRLSGQEYVDMYATKAKAA, from the coding sequence TTGTCCCGCTTCGCGCTCATCAAGGCAGTGCTCGGACCGATCATGCGCTTGATGTTCCGCCCACGGGTGGAGGGCGCGGAGCACATCCCCGGCGACGGTCCGGTCATCCTGGCCGGCAACCACCTCACGTTCATCGACTCGATCGTGCTGCCGCTGGTCTGCGACCGGCAGGTCCTCTTCATCGGCAAGGACGAGTACGTCACCGGCAAGGGCTTCAAGGGCCGGGTGATGGCCTGGTTCTTCACCGGCGTCGGCATGATCCCGGTGGACCGGGACGGTGCGAGCGGGGGTGTGGCCGCGCTGATGACCGGGCGCCGGATCCTGGAGGAGGGCAAGGTCTTCGGCATCTACCCGGAGGGCACGCGTTCGCCCGACGGGCGGCTGTACCGGGGGCGTACGGGGATCGCCCGGCTGACTCTGATGACCGGGGCGCCGGTTGTGCCGTTCGCGATGATCGGCACGGATAAATTGCAGCCGGGGGGTGCGGGGATTCCTCGGCCGGGTCGGGTCACCGTTCGTTTTGGTGAGGCGATGGAGTTTTCGCGGTACGAGGGGATGGACCGGGATCGGTATGTGCTGCGGGCTGTGACCGACTCTGTGATGGCTGAGGTCATGCGGTTGTCTGGGCAGGAGTACGTGGATATGTACGCCACGAAGGCCAAGGCTGCGTAG
- a CDS encoding glycerophosphodiester phosphodiesterase: MGTQESDEQARGTGRRAVLGAAVLGAGGAVLGLPGTARADARHGGGGVRSLPVPTIIGHRGASGYRPEHTFGAYELALDMGAHVVEAGDLVPTKDGHIVCRHEPEIGGTTDVADHPEFASRKTTKVLDGVSTTGWFTEDFTLAELKTLRAIERIPANRPHNTLYNGRWEIPTFEEVLRWQDEQTRKRGKQVWIYPETKHPTYFRKLGLGLEERVAKLLRKYGKDRKNSPVILQSFEPTSIQRLNKLVGNPLAVLLSGPTTRPWDFVEAGDPRTVADLVKPEGLKWIASYANGIGPTLDLIIPRDANGNLTKPTTLVKDAHAAGLILHPWTLRNENPFLPANFRKGTDADAYGDVFGAYKAYFATGIDGVFTDQPDTGLLAREDFVNG, from the coding sequence ATGGGGACGCAGGAGTCGGACGAGCAGGCGCGCGGGACCGGACGACGGGCCGTGCTCGGCGCGGCGGTGCTGGGCGCGGGCGGAGCGGTGCTCGGGCTGCCCGGTACGGCGAGAGCCGACGCACGTCACGGGGGTGGCGGTGTGAGGAGCCTGCCCGTACCGACGATCATCGGCCACCGGGGTGCCAGCGGCTACCGGCCGGAGCACACCTTCGGCGCGTACGAGCTGGCCCTCGACATGGGTGCCCATGTCGTCGAGGCCGGCGACCTGGTGCCCACCAAGGACGGCCACATCGTCTGCCGCCACGAGCCCGAGATCGGCGGCACGACCGACGTCGCCGACCACCCCGAGTTCGCGAGCCGCAAGACCACCAAGGTCCTGGACGGCGTCTCCACCACCGGCTGGTTCACCGAGGACTTCACGCTCGCCGAGCTGAAGACCCTGCGCGCGATCGAGCGCATCCCGGCCAACCGCCCCCACAACACCCTCTACAACGGCCGCTGGGAGATCCCCACCTTCGAAGAGGTCCTCCGGTGGCAGGACGAGCAGACCCGCAAGCGCGGCAAGCAGGTCTGGATCTACCCCGAGACCAAGCACCCCACCTACTTCCGCAAGCTGGGCCTCGGCCTGGAGGAGCGGGTCGCCAAGCTGCTGCGCAAGTACGGCAAGGACCGGAAGAATTCGCCGGTCATCCTGCAGTCCTTCGAGCCGACCAGTATCCAGCGCCTGAACAAGCTCGTCGGCAACCCCCTCGCCGTGCTGCTGTCCGGCCCCACCACCCGCCCCTGGGACTTCGTCGAGGCCGGTGACCCGCGCACGGTCGCCGACCTGGTCAAGCCCGAGGGCCTGAAGTGGATCGCCTCGTACGCCAACGGCATCGGCCCCACCCTCGACCTGATCATCCCGAGGGACGCGAACGGCAACCTCACCAAGCCGACCACGCTGGTCAAGGACGCCCACGCGGCGGGCCTGATCCTGCACCCGTGGACGCTGCGCAACGAGAACCCCTTCCTGCCGGCGAACTTCCGCAAGGGCACCGACGCCGACGCGTACGGCGATGTCTTCGGCGCCTACAAGGCGTACTTCGCCACCGGCATCGACGGCGTCTTCACCGACCAGCCGGACACCGGTCTGCTGGCCCGCGAGGACTTCGTCAACGGCTGA
- a CDS encoding sigma-70 family RNA polymerase sigma factor, producing MTYDLVTALRPLLTAEASAEAHASGTEPGDLEQAVWLRLLEHLDTVGPPSDPQRWLREAVRSEVRRTRRTTRHERPYDTEPADISDHGPEHLALTAARHRALRDAVRRLPGRCPSLLEALLSPKDLTYREIAGELGISQGSLGPERSRCLGCLRRLLTPEVAAREARG from the coding sequence ATGACGTACGACCTGGTTACCGCACTGCGCCCGCTGCTCACCGCCGAGGCCTCGGCGGAGGCACATGCCTCCGGAACCGAGCCCGGTGACCTGGAGCAGGCGGTCTGGCTCCGCCTCCTGGAGCACCTGGACACGGTGGGCCCGCCGAGCGACCCCCAGCGCTGGCTCCGCGAGGCCGTCCGCTCCGAGGTCCGCCGCACCCGCCGTACGACCCGACACGAACGGCCGTACGACACCGAACCCGCCGACATCAGCGATCACGGCCCGGAACACCTCGCCCTCACCGCAGCCCGCCACCGCGCCCTGCGCGACGCCGTGCGCCGCCTCCCCGGCCGCTGCCCCAGCCTCCTCGAAGCTCTCCTCTCGCCGAAGGACCTCACATACCGGGAGATCGCGGGGGAGTTGGGTATCTCACAGGGCAGTCTCGGTCCGGAACGTTCCAGATGTCTGGGATGTCTGCGTCGATTGCTGACGCCGGAGGTTGCGGCCCGCGAAGCGCGGGGATAG
- a CDS encoding GNAT family N-acetyltransferase yields the protein MGMSVTISVAAEQDAEQIFRLQYLCFQSEAALYGNYRIDPLVQPLDSVREEVAKDCVFVARLGDEVVGSVRGALTDDGAAAIGKLCVHPRLQGHGIGARLLRAAESALAEQHGAKRFRLHTGHRSEGNLRLYRKVGYQTVGTSKGEDGVPMIVLEKAAGSYAATA from the coding sequence ATGGGCATGAGCGTGACCATCTCCGTGGCGGCCGAGCAGGATGCCGAGCAGATCTTCCGGCTGCAGTACCTCTGCTTCCAGAGCGAGGCGGCGCTGTACGGCAACTACCGCATCGACCCGCTCGTCCAGCCCCTGGACTCGGTCCGTGAGGAGGTCGCCAAGGACTGCGTCTTCGTCGCCCGCCTCGGCGACGAGGTGGTCGGCTCGGTCCGCGGCGCCCTCACCGACGACGGCGCCGCCGCCATCGGCAAGCTCTGCGTCCACCCCCGCCTCCAGGGCCACGGCATCGGCGCGCGACTCCTGCGCGCAGCCGAATCCGCCCTCGCCGAACAGCACGGCGCCAAGCGCTTCCGCCTCCACACCGGCCACCGCAGCGAGGGCAACCTGCGCCTCTACCGCAAGGTGGGCTACCAGACGGTGGGCACGTCGAAGGGCGAGGACGGCGTACCGATGATCGTCCTGGAGAAGGCAGCGGGTTCATATGCGGCAACTGCTTAA
- a CDS encoding HAD family hydrolase: protein MKIRAQALLFDNDGTLVSSLASVDRCWARWAGEYGITEEFGRVELHGRPAVEIVAELLPAQMVPEALARIETLEVEDVPNGGVHLLPGTMDFLDSLPADRWAVVTSATRRLAEARLDAVGILPKTMVTADDITRGKPDPEPYLLAARELGVDPAHCVVFEDAPAGLQSGRAAGMTTVALATTHQAHELDADLVVADLSALSALVTDGGMEISVRR from the coding sequence ATGAAGATCCGTGCACAAGCCCTCCTGTTCGACAACGACGGCACCCTCGTCTCCTCCCTCGCCTCCGTGGACCGCTGCTGGGCGCGCTGGGCCGGGGAGTACGGCATCACGGAGGAGTTCGGCAGGGTCGAGCTGCACGGACGCCCGGCCGTCGAGATAGTCGCGGAGCTGCTGCCCGCGCAGATGGTGCCGGAGGCCCTCGCGCGGATCGAGACGCTGGAGGTGGAGGACGTACCGAACGGCGGCGTGCACCTGCTGCCCGGCACGATGGACTTCCTCGACTCGCTGCCCGCCGACCGCTGGGCGGTCGTCACCTCCGCTACCCGGCGGCTCGCCGAGGCCCGGCTCGACGCCGTCGGCATCCTCCCCAAGACCATGGTCACCGCCGACGACATCACACGCGGCAAGCCCGACCCCGAGCCCTACCTCCTCGCCGCCCGCGAACTGGGCGTCGACCCGGCCCACTGCGTCGTCTTCGAGGACGCCCCGGCCGGGCTCCAGTCGGGCCGCGCCGCCGGGATGACCACCGTGGCGTTGGCCACAACCCACCAGGCCCACGAGCTGGACGCCGATCTGGTGGTCGCCGACCTGTCGGCCCTGTCCGCGCTGGTCACCGACGGGGGAATGGAGATCTCCGTCCGCCGCTGA
- a CDS encoding methionine ABC transporter ATP-binding protein, protein MITTSGLTKVYRGRGREVTALDGVDLHVREGEVYGVIGQSGAGKSSLIRCVNLLERPTAGTVTVAGQDLTALAGRGPRAGKELRQARSRIGMVFQHFNLLSSRTVQDNVELPLEILGTSGKERSRKALELLDLVGLADKAKAYPSQLSGGQKQRVGIARALAGDPKVLLSDEATSALDPETTRSILQLLRDLNRQLGLTVLLITHEMDVVKSICDSAALMEKGRIVESGTVSELLATPGSQLAAALFPVGGEASADDRTVVDVTFQGEAATQPVISQLSRTYNIDISILGAAIDTVGGLQVGRMRIELPGRYEDNVVPIGFLREQGLQIDVLGQEPVLLTEGAK, encoded by the coding sequence GTGATCACCACATCCGGCCTGACAAAGGTCTACCGCGGCCGCGGACGTGAGGTGACCGCCCTCGACGGCGTCGACCTGCATGTCCGCGAAGGCGAGGTGTACGGCGTCATCGGCCAGTCCGGCGCCGGCAAGTCCTCGCTGATCCGCTGCGTCAACCTCCTGGAGCGCCCCACCGCCGGCACGGTCACCGTCGCCGGCCAGGACCTCACCGCGCTCGCCGGGCGCGGACCGCGTGCCGGCAAGGAGCTGCGGCAGGCGCGCAGCCGTATCGGCATGGTGTTCCAGCACTTCAACCTGCTGTCCTCCCGGACGGTCCAGGACAACGTCGAGCTGCCGCTCGAAATCCTCGGCACGTCCGGCAAGGAGCGCTCTCGTAAGGCACTTGAGCTGCTGGACCTGGTCGGGCTGGCGGACAAGGCGAAGGCCTACCCCTCCCAGCTCTCCGGCGGGCAGAAACAGCGCGTCGGTATCGCCCGCGCCCTGGCCGGCGACCCCAAGGTGCTGCTCTCCGACGAGGCCACCAGCGCCCTCGACCCGGAGACCACCCGCTCGATCCTCCAGCTGCTGCGCGACCTGAACCGCCAGCTGGGCCTGACCGTCCTGCTCATCACCCACGAGATGGACGTCGTGAAGTCGATCTGCGACTCGGCCGCGCTCATGGAGAAGGGCCGCATCGTCGAGTCCGGCACGGTCAGCGAGCTGCTCGCGACCCCCGGCTCCCAACTGGCCGCCGCCCTCTTCCCGGTGGGCGGCGAGGCCTCCGCCGACGACCGCACCGTCGTCGACGTCACCTTCCAGGGCGAGGCCGCCACCCAGCCGGTCATCTCCCAGCTCTCGCGCACCTACAACATCGACATCTCGATCCTCGGCGCCGCCATCGACACCGTCGGCGGCCTCCAGGTCGGCCGGATGCGCATCGAACTGCCCGGCCGCTACGAGGACAACGTCGTGCCGATCGGCTTCCTGCGTGAACAGGGCCTGCAGATCGACGTGTTGGGCCAGGAGCCCGTACTGCTCACGGAAGGTGCGAAGTAA
- a CDS encoding methionine ABC transporter permease, which produces MTWADFSAKQPLLEQACWDTLYMVGWSTLIAIVGGLPLGVLLVLTDRGGLLQNVVANKVIGQIVNVARSMPFIILMVALMGFTRSITGTTIGREAAIVPLAIGAIPFFARLVETAVREVDGGLVEAVQSMGGNTWTIVRKVLVPESLPSLIASTTTTIVALIGYSAMAGTVGAGGLGDIAIRYGYQRFETELMWLTVAILAVVISLIQFAGDYAARSLHRRGGTSGPAPKLRLLKASTATSKTV; this is translated from the coding sequence ATGACCTGGGCTGATTTTTCGGCGAAGCAGCCCCTGCTGGAGCAGGCCTGTTGGGACACCCTCTACATGGTCGGCTGGTCCACGCTCATCGCGATCGTCGGCGGCCTTCCGCTCGGCGTCCTGCTCGTCCTCACCGACCGGGGCGGACTGCTCCAGAACGTCGTCGCCAACAAGGTGATCGGGCAGATCGTGAACGTCGCCCGCTCGATGCCGTTCATCATCCTCATGGTGGCGCTGATGGGCTTCACGCGCTCGATCACCGGCACGACCATCGGCCGCGAGGCCGCCATCGTGCCGCTCGCCATCGGCGCGATTCCGTTCTTCGCGCGCCTCGTTGAGACAGCTGTCCGCGAAGTGGACGGCGGGCTCGTCGAGGCCGTGCAGTCGATGGGCGGCAACACCTGGACGATCGTCCGCAAGGTCCTCGTACCCGAGTCGCTGCCCTCGCTGATCGCCTCCACCACGACCACGATCGTCGCCCTCATCGGCTACTCCGCGATGGCCGGCACGGTCGGCGCGGGCGGCCTCGGCGACATCGCCATCCGCTACGGCTACCAGCGCTTCGAGACCGAGCTGATGTGGCTCACCGTCGCGATCCTGGCCGTGGTCATCTCCCTCATCCAGTTCGCCGGCGACTACGCGGCCCGCTCCCTGCACCGCCGCGGGGGCACCTCGGGCCCCGCGCCCAAGCTTCGGTTGCTGAAGGCGTCCACAGCCACCAGCAAGACCGTCTGA